The following proteins are encoded in a genomic region of Coregonus clupeaformis isolate EN_2021a chromosome 14, ASM2061545v1, whole genome shotgun sequence:
- the LOC121580520 gene encoding uncharacterized protein LOC121580520 isoform X3: MTTILCSVLGTVVIMTTILCSVLGTVVIMTTILCSVLGTVVIMTTILCSVLGTVVIMTTILCSVLGTVVIMTTILCSVLGTVVIMTTILCSVLGTVVIMTTILCSVLGTVVIMTTILCSVLGTVVIMTTILCSVLGTVVIMTTILCSVLGTVVIMTTILCSVLGTVVIMTTILCSVLGTVVIMTTILCSVLGTVVIMTTILCSVLGTVVIMTTILCPRYCGDHDYHPLLCPRYCGDHDYHPLS, encoded by the exons ATGACTACCATCCTCTGCTCTGTCTTAGGTACTGTGGTGATCATGACTACCATCCTCTGCTCTGTCCTAGGTACTGTGGTGATCATGACTACCATCCTCTGCTCTGTCCTAG GTACTGTGGTGATCATGACTACCATCCTCTGCTCTGTCCTAGGTACTGTGGTGATCATGACTACCATCCTCTGCTCTGTCCTAGGTACTGTGGTGATCATGACTACCATCCTCTGCTCTGTCCTAGGTACTGTGGTGATCATGACTACCATCCTCTGCTCTGTCCTAG GTACTGTGGTGATCATGACTACCATCCTCTGCTCTGTCCTAGGTACTGTGGTGATCATGACTACCATCCTCTGCTCTGTCCTAGGTACTGTGGTGATCATGACTACCATCCTCTGCTCTGTCCTAG GTACTGTGGTGATCATGACTACCATCCTCTGCTCTGTCCTAGGTACTGTGGTGATCATGACTACCATCCTCTGCTCTGTCCTAGGTACTGTGGTGATCATGACTACCATCCTCTGCTCTGTCCTAG GTACTGTGGTGATCATGACTACCATCCTCTGCTCTGTCCTAGGTACTGTGGTGATCATGACTACCATCCTCTGCTCTGTCCTAGGTACTGTGGTGATCATGACTACCATCCTCTGTCCTAGGTACTGTGGTGATCATGACTACCATCCTCTGCTCTGTCCTAGGTACTGTGGTGATCATGACTACCATCCTCTGTCCTAG
- the LOC121580520 gene encoding uncharacterized protein LOC121580520 isoform X1, with product MTTILCSVLGTVVIMTTILCSVLGTVVIMTTILCSVLGTVVIMTTILCSVLGTVVIMTTILCPRYCGDHDYHPLLCLRYCGDHDYHPLLCPRYCGDHDYHPLLCPRYCGDHDYHPLLCPRYCGDHDYHPLLCPRYCGDHDYHPLLCPRYCGDHDYHPLLCPRYCGDHDYHPLLCPRYCGDHDYHPLLCPRYCGDHDYHPLLCPRYCGDHDYHPLLCPRYCGDHDYHPLLCPRYCGDHDYHPLLCPRYCGDHDYHPLLCPRYCGDHDYHPLLCPRYCGDHDYHPLS from the exons ATGACTACCATCCTCTGCTCTGTCTTAGGTACTGTGGTGATCATGACTACCATCCTCTGCTCTGTCCTAGGTACTGTGGTGATCATGACTACCATCCTCTGCTCTGTCCTAG GTACTGTGGTGATCATGACTACCATCCTCTGCTCTGTCCTAGGTACTGTGGTGATCATGACTACCATCCTCTGTCCTAGGTACTGTGGTGATCATGACTACCATCCTCTGCTCTGTCTTAGGTACTGTGGTGATCATGACTACCATCCTCTGCTCTGTCCTAGGTACTGTGGTGATCATGACTACCATCCTCTGCTCTGTCCTAG GTACTGTGGTGATCATGACTACCATCCTCTGCTCTGTCCTAGGTACTGTGGTGATCATGACTACCATCCTCTGCTCTGTCCTAGGTACTGTGGTGATCATGACTACCATCCTCTGCTCTGTCCTAGGTACTGTGGTGATCATGACTACCATCCTCTGCTCTGTCCTAG GTACTGTGGTGATCATGACTACCATCCTCTGCTCTGTCCTAGGTACTGTGGTGATCATGACTACCATCCTCTGCTCTGTCCTAGGTACTGTGGTGATCATGACTACCATCCTCTGCTCTGTCCTAG GTACTGTGGTGATCATGACTACCATCCTCTGCTCTGTCCTAGGTACTGTGGTGATCATGACTACCATCCTCTGCTCTGTCCTAGGTACTGTGGTGATCATGACTACCATCCTCTGCTCTGTCCTAG GTACTGTGGTGATCATGACTACCATCCTCTGCTCTGTCCTAGGTACTGTGGTGATCATGACTACCATCCTCTGCTCTGTCCTAGGTACTGTGGTGATCATGACTACCATCCTCTGTCCTAG
- the LOC121580520 gene encoding uncharacterized protein LOC121580520 isoform X4, with product MTTILCSVLGTVVIMTTILCSVLGTVVIMTTILCSVLGTVVIMTTILCSVLGTVVIMTTILCSVLGTVVIMTTILCSVLGTVVIMTTILCSVLGTVVIMTTILCSVLGTVVIMTTILCSVLGTLMIMTTILCSVLGTVVIMTTILCPRYCGDHDYHPLLCPRYCGDHDYHPLLCPRYCGDHDYHPLLCPRYCGDHDYHPLLCPRYCGDHDYHPLLCPRYCGDHDYHPLS from the exons ATGACTACCATCCTCTGCTCTGTCTTAGGTACTGTGGTGATCATGACTACCATCCTCTGCTCTGTCCTAGGTACTGTGGTGATCATGACTACCATCCTCTGCTCTGTCCTAG GTACTGTGGTGATCATGACTACCATCCTCTGCTCTGTCCTAGGTACTGTGGTGATCATGACTACCATCCTCTGCTCTGTCCTAGGTACTGTGGTGATCATGACTACCATCCTCTGCTCTGTCCTAG GTACTGTGGTGATCATGACTACCATCCTCTGCTCTGTCCTAGGTACTGTGGTGATCATGACTACCATCCTCTGCTCTGTCCTAGGTACTGTGGTGATCATGACTACCATCCTCTGCTCTGTCCTAGGTACTTTGATGATCATGACTACCATCCTCTGCTCTGTCCTAGGTACTGTGGTGATCATGACTACCATCCTCTGTCCTAGGTACTGTGGTGATCATGACTACCATCCTCTGCTCTGTCCTAGGTACTGTGGTGATCATGACTACCATCCTCTGCTCTGTCCTAGGTACTGTGGTGATCATGACTACCATCCTCTGCTCTGTCCTAG GTACTGTGGTGATCATGACTACCATCCTCTGCTCTGTCCTAGGTACTGTGGTGATCATGACTACCATCCTCTGCTCTGTCCTAGGTACTGTGGTGATCATGACTACCATCCTCTGTCCTAG
- the LOC121580520 gene encoding uncharacterized protein LOC121580520 isoform X2, whose translation MTTILCSVLGTVVIMTTILCSVLGTVVIMTTILCSVLGTVVIMTTILCSVLGTVVIMTTILCPRYCGDHDYHPLLCLRYCGDHDYHPLLCPRYCGDHDYHPLLCPRYCGDHDYHPLLCPRYCGDHDYHPLLCPRYCGDHDYHPLLCPRYCGDHDYHPLLCPRYCGDHDYHPLLCPRYCGDHDYHPLLCPRYCGDHDYHPLLCPRYCGDHDYHPLLCPRYCGDHDYHPLLCPRYCGDHDYHPLLCPRYCGDHDYHPLLCPRYCGDHDYHPLS comes from the exons ATGACTACCATCCTCTGCTCTGTCTTAGGTACTGTGGTGATCATGACTACCATCCTCTGCTCTGTCCTAGGTACTGTGGTGATCATGACTACCATCCTCTGCTCTGTCCTAG GTACTGTGGTGATCATGACTACCATCCTCTGCTCTGTCCTAGGTACTGTGGTGATCATGACTACCATCCTCTGTCCTAGGTACTGTGGTGATCATGACTACCATCCTCTGCTCTGTCTTAGGTACTGTGGTGATCATGACTACCATCCTCTGCTCTGTCCTAGGTACTGTGGTGATCATGACTACCATCCTCTGCTCTGTCCTAG GTACTGTGGTGATCATGACTACCATCCTCTGCTCTGTCCTAGGTACTGTGGTGATCATGACTACCATCCTCTGCTCTGTCCTAGGTACTGTGGTGATCATGACTACCATCCTCTGCTCTGTCCTAG GTACTGTGGTGATCATGACTACCATCCTCTGCTCTGTCCTAGGTACTGTGGTGATCATGACTACCATCCTCTGCTCTGTCCTAGGTACTGTGGTGATCATGACTACCATCCTCTGCTCTGTCCTAG GTACTGTGGTGATCATGACTACCATCCTCTGCTCTGTCCTAGGTACTGTGGTGATCATGACTACCATCCTCTGCTCTGTCCTAGGTACTGTGGTGATCATGACTACCATCCTCTGCTCTGTCCTAG GTACTGTGGTGATCATGACTACCATCCTCTGCTCTGTCCTAGGTACTGTGGTGATCATGACTACCATCCTCTGCTCTGTCCTAGGTACTGTGGTGATCATGACTACCATCCTCTGTCCTAG